A region of Micromonospora chokoriensis DNA encodes the following proteins:
- the pgl gene encoding 6-phosphogluconolactonase — MSEASVAVHADADLLAQAVAARLLVKLLDAQADRGEASVVLTGGRIAAAVYRAVATLPARDAVDWSRVDVWWGDERFLPAGDPDRNETQARAALLDVVPLDPARVHPMPASDGPAGNDPEAAAAEYAEELARAARPGNATLPHFDVLMLGVGEDGHVASVFPEHPVHYDTRPCSAVRGSPKPPSVRTTLTLPTINTADEVWLVAGGADKARAVGMALAGAGPVQLPAAGVHGVSRTRWLLDRAAAADVPARFRSLR, encoded by the coding sequence ATGAGTGAGGCGAGTGTCGCCGTCCACGCCGACGCCGACCTGCTGGCGCAGGCCGTGGCCGCCCGGTTGCTGGTGAAGTTGCTCGACGCCCAGGCCGACCGGGGCGAGGCGTCGGTGGTGCTCACCGGCGGTCGGATCGCCGCAGCCGTCTACCGGGCGGTGGCGACGCTGCCGGCCCGCGACGCGGTGGACTGGTCCCGGGTCGACGTGTGGTGGGGCGACGAGCGGTTCCTGCCCGCCGGCGATCCGGACCGCAACGAGACCCAGGCCCGTGCCGCCCTGCTGGACGTGGTGCCGCTCGACCCGGCCCGGGTGCACCCGATGCCGGCGTCCGACGGCCCGGCCGGCAACGACCCCGAGGCGGCGGCAGCGGAGTACGCCGAGGAGCTGGCGCGCGCCGCCCGGCCCGGCAACGCCACGCTGCCGCACTTCGACGTGCTGATGCTGGGTGTCGGCGAGGACGGGCACGTCGCCTCGGTCTTCCCCGAGCACCCGGTGCACTACGACACCCGGCCGTGCAGCGCGGTGCGAGGCAGCCCCAAGCCGCCGTCGGTGCGGACCACGCTCACCCTGCCGACGATCAACACCGCGGACGAGGTCTGGCTGGTGGCCGGCGGCGCCGACAAGGCCCGTGCGGTGGGCATGGCGTTGGCGGGCGCCGGGCCGGTGCAGTTGCCGGCCGCCGGGGTGCACGGCGTGAGCCGCACCCGGTGGCTGCTGGACCGGGCCGCCGCAGCCGACGTACCCGCCCGCTTCCGCAGCCTCCGTTAG